A genomic segment from Bradyrhizobium diazoefficiens USDA 110 encodes:
- a CDS encoding FkbM family methyltransferase, with product MTTDNAPSSAPFGTFAPNAAQAAIIRLATQSGLKRGAFRPWLSRLVNLLRGGPVDVQYQGASFRFYHQGSATERGALFNPDYNLDELDFLRQHTPAGGVFVDVGANVGTFALVMARQVGPAGKVIAIEPHPLTFGRLSFNHAASKATQVRLVQAAAGDSDGELMIESGGGNLGATHVVTGTASADAIKVPSLRLMRILDEAGVTQVDALKIDVEGFEDRVLTGFFRDAPQALWPRAVVIEHLSQKEWQQDCIADMVARGFAIARKTRSNTFLSR from the coding sequence TTGACGACCGACAACGCCCCTTCGTCCGCGCCGTTCGGCACGTTTGCGCCGAATGCGGCGCAGGCCGCGATCATTCGCCTCGCGACGCAATCGGGGCTGAAGCGCGGCGCGTTCCGGCCCTGGCTGTCGCGGCTGGTCAATCTGCTGCGCGGCGGTCCGGTCGACGTGCAGTATCAGGGCGCCTCGTTCCGCTTCTACCACCAGGGCAGCGCGACCGAGCGCGGCGCGCTGTTCAACCCCGACTACAATCTCGACGAGCTCGACTTCCTGCGCCAGCATACCCCGGCGGGCGGCGTGTTCGTGGACGTCGGCGCCAATGTCGGCACGTTTGCCCTGGTGATGGCGCGGCAGGTCGGGCCCGCAGGCAAGGTGATCGCGATCGAGCCGCATCCGCTGACCTTCGGACGTCTCTCCTTCAACCACGCCGCCTCGAAAGCGACGCAGGTCCGCCTGGTGCAGGCCGCAGCAGGCGACAGCGACGGCGAGCTGATGATCGAGAGCGGCGGCGGCAATCTCGGTGCCACCCACGTCGTCACCGGCACGGCCAGCGCCGATGCGATCAAGGTCCCGTCGCTGCGCTTGATGCGCATTCTCGACGAGGCCGGCGTCACGCAGGTCGACGCGCTCAAGATCGACGTCGAAGGCTTCGAGGACCGCGTGCTGACCGGCTTCTTCCGCGACGCGCCGCAAGCGCTGTGGCCACGCGCGGTGGTGATCGAGCATCTGTCACAAAAGGAATGGCAGCAGGATTGTATTGCCGACATGGTCGCGCGCGGCTTTGCGATCGCACGCAAGACACGAAGCAATACGTTCCTGTCACGCTGA
- a CDS encoding ABC transporter ATP-binding protein/permease, protein MQKPAGKREQGKKPPIIEIEGETGEDVAPPPPEELEPDPELSPEEAEQARKDYLLTRFWISARGFWGRNGDRLAWPFSIGLGMLIVLTVAFQYGINVWNRAIFDAIEKRDATSVFHLTAVFVPLAIGSIVLGVAQVFARMGIQRRWRAWLTASVLTRWLANGRYYQLNLVGGDHKNPEYRIAEDLRIATDSPVDFLAGVTSALLSAVTFIVVLWTIGGALTIALGGSTITIPGFLVIAAILYAAIASSSIVVIGRRFVQISEDKNQAEADFRYTLTRVRENGESIALLGGEEEERGGIDRNFTNVLRQWARLAGQHMRTTLVSQGSNLVAPVVPLLLCAPKFLDGSMTLGQVMQAASAFTIVQGAFGWLVDNYPRLADWNACARRIASLMMSLDGLERAEQGDGIGRIKRGETSNEAMLELNDLSVTLDDGTAVVGETEVVIEPGERLLVAGESGTGKSTLVRAIAGLWPWGGGSVNFHPDRRLFMLPQRPYVPSGSLRRAVAYPGAEDDWTVDEIGEALHKVGLDHLKEKIEEEGPWDQTLSGGEKQRLAFARLLLHNPDIVVLDEATSALDEKSQDKMMKMVTDALPKATIVSVAHRVELEAFHSRKIVLERRKGGAKLVSDIDLIPRKGRRRLLGRFLRPRRPAPTRAA, encoded by the coding sequence ATGCAAAAACCGGCCGGGAAGCGCGAACAGGGCAAGAAGCCGCCCATCATCGAAATCGAGGGCGAGACTGGCGAGGACGTGGCTCCGCCCCCGCCCGAGGAGCTCGAACCCGATCCCGAGCTGTCACCTGAGGAGGCCGAGCAGGCGCGCAAGGATTATCTGCTGACCCGCTTCTGGATCAGCGCGCGCGGCTTCTGGGGCCGCAACGGCGATCGCCTCGCCTGGCCGTTCTCGATCGGCCTCGGCATGCTGATCGTCCTCACCGTCGCCTTCCAGTACGGCATCAATGTCTGGAATCGCGCGATCTTCGACGCCATCGAGAAGCGCGATGCGACCAGCGTGTTTCATCTCACCGCGGTGTTCGTGCCGCTCGCGATCGGCAGCATCGTGCTCGGCGTGGCCCAGGTGTTCGCGCGGATGGGCATCCAGCGGCGCTGGCGGGCCTGGCTCACGGCGAGCGTGCTGACGCGCTGGCTCGCCAACGGGCGCTACTACCAGCTCAACCTCGTCGGCGGCGACCACAAGAATCCCGAATACCGGATCGCGGAGGATCTGCGCATCGCGACCGATTCGCCGGTCGATTTCCTCGCCGGCGTCACCTCGGCACTGCTGTCGGCGGTGACCTTCATCGTGGTGCTCTGGACCATCGGCGGCGCGCTCACGATCGCGCTGGGTGGATCGACCATCACCATTCCCGGCTTCCTCGTGATCGCCGCGATCCTCTACGCCGCGATCGCATCGAGCTCGATCGTGGTGATCGGCCGCCGATTCGTGCAGATCTCCGAAGACAAGAACCAGGCCGAGGCCGATTTCCGCTACACCCTGACGCGCGTGCGCGAGAACGGCGAGAGCATCGCGCTGCTCGGCGGCGAGGAGGAGGAGCGCGGCGGCATCGACCGCAATTTCACCAACGTGCTGCGGCAATGGGCGCGGCTCGCCGGCCAGCACATGCGCACCACGCTGGTGTCGCAGGGATCGAACCTCGTTGCACCGGTGGTGCCTCTGCTGCTCTGCGCGCCCAAATTCCTCGACGGCAGCATGACGCTCGGACAGGTGATGCAGGCGGCCTCCGCCTTCACCATCGTGCAGGGCGCGTTCGGCTGGCTGGTCGACAATTATCCGAGGCTGGCCGACTGGAACGCCTGCGCGCGCCGCATCGCCTCGCTGATGATGTCGCTGGACGGCCTCGAGCGCGCCGAGCAGGGCGACGGCATCGGCCGCATCAAGCGCGGCGAGACCAGCAACGAGGCGATGCTGGAGCTGAACGACCTCTCGGTCACGCTCGACGACGGCACCGCCGTGGTCGGCGAGACCGAGGTGGTGATCGAGCCCGGCGAGCGCCTGCTGGTCGCCGGCGAATCCGGCACCGGCAAGAGCACGCTGGTGCGCGCCATTGCGGGGCTGTGGCCGTGGGGCGGCGGCAGCGTCAATTTCCATCCCGACCGGCGACTGTTCATGCTGCCGCAGCGGCCTTACGTGCCCTCCGGATCCCTGCGCCGCGCCGTCGCCTATCCCGGGGCCGAAGACGACTGGACCGTCGACGAAATCGGAGAAGCCTTGCACAAGGTCGGCCTCGACCATCTCAAGGAGAAGATCGAGGAGGAAGGACCGTGGGACCAGACGCTGTCCGGCGGCGAGAAGCAGCGCCTCGCCTTCGCGCGGCTCCTGCTGCACAACCCCGACATCGTCGTCCTGGACGAGGCGACCTCGGCGCTCGACGAGAAGAGCCAGGACAAGATGATGAAGATGGTCACCGACGCGCTGCCGAAGGCGACCATCGTCAGCGTCGCGCACCGCGTCGAGCTGGAAGCCTTCCACAGCCGCAAGATCGTGCTGGAGCGGCGCAAGGGCGGCGCCAAGCTCGTCAGCGACATCGACCTGATCCCGCGCAAGGGCCGGCGCAGGCTGCTCGGCCGCTTCCTGCGCCCGCGCAGGCCAGCGCCGACAAGGGCGGCGTGA
- a CDS encoding succinate dehydrogenase iron-sulfur subunit, translating into MVEFALPKNSKITGGKTWPKPAGATDVREFRVYRWNPDDGKNPSVDTYYVDTNDCGPMVLDGLIWIKNNIDPSLTFRRSCREGVCGSCAMNIDGQNTLACTRSMHDVKDGAVKINPLPHQPVVKDLVPDLTNFYAQYASVEPWLKTTSPTPQKEWRQSHEDREKLDGLYECILCACCSTSCPSYWWNSDRYLGPAALLQANRWVSDSRDEATGERLDNLEDPFRLYRCHTIMNCAKACPKGLNPAEAIAELKLKMVERQI; encoded by the coding sequence ATGGTTGAATTCGCACTTCCGAAGAACTCCAAGATCACCGGCGGCAAGACCTGGCCGAAGCCCGCGGGCGCGACTGACGTTCGCGAATTCCGCGTCTATCGCTGGAATCCGGACGACGGCAAGAATCCGAGCGTCGACACCTACTACGTCGACACCAATGATTGCGGTCCGATGGTGCTGGACGGCCTGATCTGGATCAAGAACAACATCGACCCGTCGCTGACCTTCCGCCGCTCCTGCCGCGAAGGCGTCTGCGGCTCCTGCGCCATGAACATCGACGGCCAGAACACGCTGGCCTGCACCCGCTCGATGCACGACGTGAAGGACGGCGCGGTGAAGATCAATCCGCTGCCGCACCAGCCGGTCGTGAAGGACCTGGTTCCCGACCTCACCAATTTCTACGCGCAGTATGCCTCCGTCGAGCCGTGGCTGAAGACGACCTCGCCGACGCCGCAGAAGGAATGGCGCCAGAGCCACGAGGACCGCGAGAAGCTCGACGGCCTCTACGAGTGCATCCTCTGCGCCTGCTGCTCGACCTCGTGCCCGAGCTATTGGTGGAACAGCGACCGCTATCTCGGCCCCGCCGCGCTGCTCCAGGCCAACCGCTGGGTCTCCGATTCGCGGGACGAGGCGACCGGCGAGCGGCTCGACAATCTCGAGGACCCGTTCCGGCTCTACCGCTGCCACACCATCATGAACTGCGCCAAGGCCTGCCCGAAGGGCCTCAACCCGGCGGAAGCCATCGCCGAGCTCAAGCTCAAGATGGTCGAACGGCAGATCTAG
- the sdhA gene encoding succinate dehydrogenase flavoprotein subunit, with amino-acid sequence MANETNGKGNGAPATNGKAYPIEDHTYDVVVVGAGGAGLRAVVGCSEAGLRTACITKVFPTRSHTVAAQGGISASLGNMHKDDWRWHMYDTVKGSDWLGDQDAIEYMVRNAPDAVYELEHWGVPFSRTEDGKIYQRPFGGMTLDFGKGQAQRTCAAADRTGHAMLHTMYGQSLRHAAEFFIEFFAIDLIMDDQGTCRGVIALKLDDGTLHRFRAQTVILATGGYGRAYASCTSAHTCTGDGGGMVLRAGLPMQDMEFVQFHPTGIYGSGCLVTEGARGEGGYLVNSEGERFMERYAPSAKDLASRDVVSRAMTIEIREGRGVGKKKDHIFLHLDHLDPAVLAERLPGISESAKIFANVDVTREPIPIVPTVHYNMGGIPTNYHGEVLTKKDGDDNAVIPGLMAIGEAACVSVHGANRLGSNSLIDLVVFGRAAALRLAEKLTPNAKQPELPANSAELALGRLDHYRYASGGTPTAKLREGMQHVMQSNCAVFRTGEVLSEGQNLIEKVHSGITDIAVSDRSLVWNSDLVETLEFDNLIAQAVVTMNSAANRTESRGAHAREDFSERDDKNWMKHTLAWLDDAGKVKIEYRPVHDYTMTNDVQYIPPKARVY; translated from the coding sequence ATGGCCAACGAGACGAATGGCAAGGGCAACGGCGCTCCCGCCACCAACGGAAAAGCCTATCCCATCGAAGACCACACCTATGACGTCGTCGTGGTCGGCGCCGGCGGCGCGGGACTGCGCGCCGTGGTCGGCTGCAGCGAGGCGGGCCTGCGCACGGCCTGCATCACCAAGGTGTTTCCGACCCGCTCGCACACGGTCGCGGCGCAAGGCGGCATCTCCGCCTCGCTCGGCAACATGCACAAGGACGACTGGCGCTGGCACATGTACGACACCGTGAAGGGGTCGGACTGGCTGGGCGACCAGGACGCGATCGAATACATGGTGCGCAACGCGCCCGACGCGGTCTACGAGCTCGAACATTGGGGCGTGCCGTTCTCGCGCACCGAGGACGGCAAGATCTACCAGCGCCCGTTTGGCGGCATGACGTTGGACTTCGGCAAGGGTCAGGCGCAGCGCACCTGCGCCGCCGCGGACCGCACCGGCCATGCCATGCTGCACACGATGTACGGCCAGTCGCTGCGTCACGCGGCCGAATTCTTCATCGAGTTCTTCGCCATCGACCTGATCATGGACGACCAGGGCACCTGCCGCGGCGTCATCGCGCTCAAGCTCGATGACGGCACGCTGCATCGCTTCCGCGCCCAGACCGTGATTCTCGCGACCGGCGGCTACGGCCGCGCCTATGCCTCCTGCACCTCGGCGCACACCTGCACCGGCGACGGCGGCGGCATGGTGCTGCGCGCCGGCCTGCCGATGCAGGACATGGAGTTTGTGCAGTTCCATCCGACCGGCATCTACGGCTCGGGCTGTCTCGTCACCGAAGGCGCGCGCGGCGAAGGCGGCTATCTCGTCAACTCCGAGGGCGAGCGCTTCATGGAGCGCTACGCGCCGTCGGCCAAGGACCTCGCATCGCGCGACGTCGTCTCGCGCGCGATGACCATCGAGATCCGTGAAGGGCGCGGCGTCGGCAAGAAGAAGGACCACATCTTCCTTCATCTCGACCATCTCGATCCCGCGGTGCTGGCCGAGCGCCTGCCGGGCATCTCCGAATCCGCGAAGATCTTCGCCAATGTCGACGTGACGCGCGAGCCGATCCCGATCGTGCCGACCGTGCACTACAACATGGGCGGCATCCCGACGAACTATCACGGCGAAGTGCTGACCAAGAAGGACGGCGACGACAACGCCGTCATCCCCGGCCTGATGGCGATCGGCGAAGCGGCCTGCGTCTCCGTGCACGGCGCCAACCGTCTCGGCTCCAACTCGCTGATCGACCTCGTGGTGTTCGGCCGCGCCGCCGCGCTGCGGCTGGCCGAGAAGCTCACGCCCAACGCCAAGCAGCCCGAGCTGCCGGCGAACTCCGCCGAGCTCGCGCTCGGCCGCCTCGATCATTACCGCTACGCCTCCGGCGGCACGCCGACCGCAAAGCTGCGCGAAGGCATGCAGCACGTGATGCAGAGCAACTGCGCCGTGTTCCGCACCGGCGAAGTCCTGAGCGAAGGCCAGAACCTGATCGAGAAGGTCCACAGCGGCATCACCGACATCGCCGTGTCCGACCGCTCGCTGGTGTGGAATTCGGACCTCGTCGAGACGCTGGAGTTCGACAATCTGATCGCGCAGGCGGTGGTGACGATGAACTCGGCCGCCAACCGCACCGAGAGCCGCGGCGCCCACGCCCGCGAGGATTTTTCCGAGCGCGACGACAAGAACTGGATGAAGCACACGCTGGCCTGGCTGGACGATGCCGGCAAGGTCAAGATCGAGTATCGCCCGGTTCACGACTACACCATGACCAACGACGTGCAGTACATCCCGCCCAAGGCGCGCGTGTACTGA
- a CDS encoding hybrid sensor histidine kinase/response regulator, whose amino-acid sequence MQGAQRNSLKLLQWMMAASLALPIALFAIAATISYTSTKDIADREIERTLDVAHEHALKVFETIDRSLAELNEVVRGLPDDLIRAREPALHRRLKRLADSLPQLKSAWIFDANGKALVNSLASPPPELSFADRDYFYAHVDQAIGTFIGMPLTPRPPYQGARFFGMSRRRDSDDGSFIGVIQASVLPEYFESFYARIGSDPGSFFAMGRADGVVLAHFPRLDRDLRLDPGGPVGRQIAAHPAHGLMTIAWPSDGIERRLGYRRIAEYPIYVSAGLETSAIRARWLATMGQHLVFGVPATALLFLLLAFAFRRTQHLQTEAAKRREAEEALKHSQRLEALGQLTGGVAHDFNNLLTVIRASVDLLNRPQLTEERRQRYMTAIADAVARAARLTSQLLAFARRQTLKPEVFDVGERMQSLHDMLATLLGPAIEIATQLPAEPCLVNADASQFETALINMATNARDAMQGKGRISFKVEVATTVPDTLAHLPGGHIPDSNGFVCVVVSDTGIGIPAARLGRIFEPFFTTKQVGHGTGLGLSQVFGFARQSGGEVTVTSEVGQGSTFSLYLPRVPADLLPQQQAPNTAPALPGSGMSVLVVEDNIELANFAADGLTELGYSITLVDNAADALAELVVDTDRFDVVFSDVVMPGMTGLELARAIRDRGIGAPVVLTTGYSEALAQDGSDGFELVQKPYSIEELSQILHRAARRRRVRGGAAE is encoded by the coding sequence GTGCAGGGTGCGCAACGCAATTCGCTGAAGCTGTTGCAGTGGATGATGGCGGCATCCCTGGCATTGCCGATTGCCCTGTTCGCGATCGCCGCCACGATCTCCTACACATCGACCAAAGATATCGCCGACCGCGAGATCGAGCGCACCCTCGACGTCGCGCATGAGCACGCGCTCAAGGTGTTCGAGACCATCGACCGCAGCCTTGCCGAGCTCAACGAGGTCGTGCGCGGCCTCCCCGACGACCTCATCCGCGCGCGCGAACCGGCGCTGCACCGCCGCCTGAAGCGGCTGGCCGATTCGCTGCCGCAGCTCAAATCGGCCTGGATCTTCGATGCGAACGGAAAGGCGCTGGTCAACAGCCTCGCCTCGCCGCCGCCGGAGCTGAGCTTCGCGGACCGCGACTACTTCTACGCCCATGTCGACCAGGCCATCGGCACGTTCATCGGCATGCCCCTGACGCCGCGTCCGCCCTATCAGGGTGCGCGCTTCTTCGGGATGAGCCGCCGCCGCGACTCCGACGACGGCAGCTTCATCGGCGTGATCCAGGCCTCCGTCCTGCCGGAATATTTCGAGAGCTTCTACGCCAGGATCGGCTCCGATCCCGGTAGCTTCTTCGCGATGGGTCGCGCCGACGGCGTGGTGCTGGCGCATTTTCCGCGGCTCGACCGCGACCTCCGGCTTGATCCAGGCGGGCCGGTCGGCCGCCAGATCGCCGCGCACCCCGCGCACGGGCTCATGACCATCGCGTGGCCGTCAGACGGGATCGAGCGCCGGCTCGGCTACAGGCGCATCGCCGAATATCCGATCTATGTCAGCGCGGGGCTCGAGACCTCGGCCATCCGCGCGCGCTGGCTCGCCACAATGGGCCAGCATCTCGTGTTCGGCGTTCCCGCGACCGCACTGCTGTTCCTGCTGCTCGCGTTCGCCTTCCGGCGCACCCAGCATCTCCAGACCGAAGCCGCAAAGCGGCGCGAGGCCGAGGAGGCGCTCAAGCACAGCCAGCGCCTGGAGGCGCTGGGCCAGCTCACCGGCGGCGTCGCACACGACTTCAACAATCTGCTGACCGTGATCCGCGCCTCCGTCGACCTCTTGAACCGGCCGCAACTGACGGAGGAGCGGCGGCAGCGCTACATGACCGCGATCGCGGATGCGGTCGCGCGCGCCGCCAGGCTGACGTCGCAGCTCCTCGCCTTCGCGCGGCGCCAGACCCTGAAACCGGAGGTGTTCGACGTCGGCGAGCGGATGCAGTCGCTGCACGACATGCTCGCCACCTTGCTGGGACCCGCGATCGAGATCGCGACACAGCTGCCGGCCGAGCCGTGCCTCGTCAATGCCGATGCCAGCCAGTTCGAGACGGCGCTGATCAACATGGCGACCAATGCGCGCGATGCCATGCAGGGCAAGGGCCGGATCAGCTTCAAGGTCGAGGTGGCGACGACCGTTCCGGACACACTGGCGCATCTTCCGGGCGGTCATATCCCTGACAGCAATGGCTTCGTCTGCGTCGTCGTCAGCGATACCGGAATCGGCATTCCGGCCGCGCGCCTCGGGCGCATCTTCGAGCCGTTCTTCACCACCAAGCAGGTCGGCCACGGGACGGGTCTTGGCCTTTCCCAGGTGTTTGGCTTTGCCCGGCAATCCGGCGGCGAGGTGACGGTCACGAGCGAAGTCGGCCAGGGCAGCACCTTCTCGCTCTATTTGCCGCGCGTGCCGGCGGACTTGCTGCCGCAGCAGCAGGCGCCGAACACCGCACCGGCGCTGCCGGGCAGCGGCATGTCGGTGCTGGTGGTCGAGGACAATATCGAGCTCGCCAATTTCGCCGCCGATGGACTGACCGAGCTCGGCTACAGCATCACCCTGGTCGACAACGCCGCCGACGCGCTCGCCGAGCTGGTCGTGGACACGGATCGTTTCGACGTCGTGTTCTCCGATGTGGTCATGCCCGGCATGACCGGGCTCGAGCTGGCGCGGGCGATCCGCGATCGCGGCATCGGCGCACCGGTCGTGCTGACCACCGGCTACAGCGAGGCGCTGGCGCAGGACGGCAGCGACGGTTTCGAACTCGTGCAAAAGCCCTATTCGATCGAGGAGCTGTCGCAGATCCTCCACAGAGCCGCGCGGCGGCGGCGGGTACGCGGTGGCGCGGCCGAATAG
- a CDS encoding VOC family protein translates to MIDHLGFSVSDYERAKAFYAKALAPLGYSLIMEVTAEQTGHDPAAGFGADGKPDFWIGGEGAMNKPVHVAIAAKDRATVDAFYKAAIAAGGRDNGPPGIRPHYHPNYYGAFVRDPDGHNIEAVCHAPE, encoded by the coding sequence ATGATCGACCATTTGGGTTTCTCCGTCTCCGACTATGAGCGCGCGAAAGCGTTCTATGCCAAGGCGCTGGCGCCGCTCGGCTACAGCCTCATCATGGAGGTCACGGCGGAGCAGACCGGCCACGATCCGGCCGCCGGCTTCGGTGCCGACGGCAAGCCGGATTTCTGGATTGGCGGCGAAGGCGCCATGAACAAGCCGGTGCATGTCGCGATCGCGGCAAAGGACCGCGCCACGGTCGACGCCTTCTACAAGGCGGCAATCGCGGCCGGTGGTCGCGACAACGGACCGCCCGGCATCCGTCCGCACTATCATCCGAACTATTACGGCGCCTTCGTGCGGGACCCCGACGGCCATAACATCGAAGCCGTCTGTCACGCGCCCGAATAG
- the sdhD gene encoding succinate dehydrogenase, hydrophobic membrane anchor protein yields MSATDTPKRSMRTPLGRVRNLGAAHSGTSDFWRQRITGVAMVLMMIPVIVIIVMLFGRNQAFVAQTIGSLPIAIIMLLFIFASAWHMKIGMQVVIEDYVHNEKLKLTAIMLNNFFSIAVALASTYAILKLSSGV; encoded by the coding sequence ATGAGCGCAACCGATACGCCGAAGCGCAGCATGCGCACCCCGCTCGGCCGCGTCCGCAATCTCGGCGCGGCGCATTCGGGCACGTCGGACTTCTGGCGCCAGCGCATCACCGGCGTCGCGATGGTGCTGATGATGATCCCGGTGATCGTGATCATCGTGATGCTGTTCGGCCGCAACCAGGCCTTCGTAGCGCAGACCATCGGCTCGCTGCCGATCGCCATCATCATGCTGCTCTTCATCTTCGCCAGCGCCTGGCACATGAAGATCGGCATGCAGGTGGTGATCGAGGACTACGTCCATAACGAGAAGCTGAAGCTCACGGCGATCATGCTCAACAACTTCTTCTCGATCGCCGTGGCACTCGCCTCGACCTACGCGATCCTGAAACTTTCATCCGGAGTGTAA
- a CDS encoding LysR family transcriptional regulator: protein MDQLAAMATFVRAVDSGSLSAAARSLPSSLTAVSRQISALEQHFGTRLLVRTTRQLALTDDGRMLYERAKSILGEVKEIEEALAGSRREPSGRLRVSAPTLMGRLLIAPLLGDFLHACPSLSVDLLLVDRNVNLIEEDVHLALRVGRIPDSQLVTRKLAEVQMIHCASPGYLARRGEPQSPSDLPRHDCLVFSDAPGAATWRFGRDAKGGSRIRIAGRLWVNSLDALASAAENGAGIVRVPSWQVERQLAEGRLRRLLREHEPAPAPLHALYQPSRLGSAKIRAFIDFLVERWRGSDPLGR, encoded by the coding sequence ATGGACCAGCTCGCGGCGATGGCGACCTTTGTCCGGGCTGTCGACAGCGGCAGCCTGTCCGCGGCGGCGCGGTCGTTGCCGAGCTCGCTGACGGCAGTGAGCCGACAGATTTCGGCGCTCGAACAGCATTTCGGCACGCGCCTGCTGGTGCGTACGACGCGGCAGCTGGCGCTCACGGACGACGGCCGCATGCTCTACGAGCGCGCCAAGTCGATCCTCGGCGAGGTCAAGGAGATCGAGGAGGCGCTGGCGGGAAGCCGCCGCGAGCCGTCGGGGCGCCTGCGCGTGAGTGCGCCGACATTGATGGGGCGCCTGCTGATCGCACCGCTGCTGGGCGACTTTCTGCACGCCTGTCCCTCGCTGTCAGTCGATCTGCTGCTGGTCGATCGCAACGTCAACCTGATCGAGGAGGACGTCCATCTGGCGCTTCGCGTCGGGCGCATTCCCGATTCCCAGCTCGTGACGCGGAAACTCGCGGAGGTGCAGATGATCCATTGCGCCTCGCCTGGCTACCTCGCGCGCCGCGGCGAGCCGCAGAGCCCGTCCGATCTGCCGCGGCATGATTGCCTGGTGTTCTCCGATGCGCCGGGTGCAGCGACCTGGCGATTCGGCCGCGACGCGAAGGGCGGATCGCGAATCAGGATAGCGGGACGGCTCTGGGTCAACAGTCTCGACGCGCTCGCCAGCGCCGCGGAGAACGGCGCCGGCATCGTCCGCGTGCCGTCATGGCAGGTGGAAAGGCAACTTGCCGAGGGGCGCCTGCGTCGTCTGTTGCGTGAGCATGAACCTGCTCCGGCTCCGCTCCACGCGCTCTATCAGCCGTCGCGCCTGGGGTCGGCGAAGATTCGTGCATTCATCGATTTCCTGGTCGAGCGATGGCGCGGCAGCGATCCCCTCGGACGCTGA
- the sdhC gene encoding succinate dehydrogenase, cytochrome b556 subunit yields MTARIERPLSPHMQVYRWTLTMALSIVHRATGIALYAGTLLLAWWLIAAASGPAAYSHVQAFTGSIIGRLIVFGYTWALMHHMLSGIRHFVWDLGYGFKANEREALTWGALIGGIVLTVLIWIVAYAIGGGR; encoded by the coding sequence ATGACCGCACGGATCGAACGACCGCTTTCACCACACATGCAAGTCTACCGCTGGACGTTGACGATGGCGCTGTCCATCGTCCATCGCGCCACCGGAATCGCCCTCTATGCCGGAACCCTGCTGCTGGCCTGGTGGCTGATCGCGGCGGCCTCCGGCCCCGCCGCCTATTCCCACGTCCAGGCCTTCACCGGCAGCATCATCGGCCGGCTGATCGTGTTCGGCTACACCTGGGCGCTGATGCACCATATGCTGAGCGGCATCCGGCACTTCGTCTGGGACCTCGGCTACGGCTTCAAGGCCAATGAGCGCGAAGCGCTGACCTGGGGCGCGCTGATCGGCGGCATCGTGCTGACGGTGCTGATCTGGATCGTCGCCTACGCGATCGGAGGTGGACGATGA